The DNA region CCAAGGCACTGAACCGTGAAACACAGGCCAGAGAAATACTGGTAATTTTTGTGGTTCCCTCACCTTTGCAAGTAGtttctcctttcatttgtaaaaataatatcATTCTGCTCTAACTTTGAAATTGTCTTAGAAAAATACTGGTTGTCGGCTGTCTGCACTAACAACCAGTTTGGAATCACCAGTTCTCTTAGACCAGACTGGCACCAGAAAATGGAACATTAGGACTCTAATCCAGTACTCGCATCTGTCAGTGCCATTCATCAATTGGATTGAATCAAGACACGGCACACACAAGGCCATTTGCTCCAATTGGAGTTCTGATTCAATGAATCTTTCTGTGCTTTGCAGATGGATTATACGGGAACGGACACTGGATCTCCCTGTTCTAAATGCACTTATAATGTATCTTGTAAGTGCTTGCTCACCTTTCAGCTGGACAAACTGTTTGAGGTATGTTCCCTGCCTGTATGAGACTTGACCGTGAATTAAGAAAAGCAGGGGCCAAAAGTTGGACAGGTAACCTGCAAAGTCGCACGTGTTTAGAAGAATACTTCAGTCCACGATGAGAGAGTTTATGAAAATTAGTCATTGGCAGTGTATTGTCACCAACCTTTGCGTATGCTTTCATAAATTAAGAGATGTGTAGCTGTCAAAAAGTAAACTATTATAAACCATGCCATGAAAtggtaacaaataaaaataatgaataataatttgttGCAAGAGAAAACATAAAAGCAGCTCAGGCTAAATGTCGATTAAAATGACCAAAGGCACTTTTTAAAACAAGCTATTTTTGCTTTCTAAACAGGgtcctgttttcttttattatggCCTGTCTAACTACTACCAGAACTATCGCAAATATGGAGTTTCTCGGGATGACTACCAGCTCTTTGGGTACATTTCCAATCTGAAGGTATGGTGATGataagcattattattatttataaagaaaTCGCACAAAGGCCGTGCTAAAAAAGGTGAGTTTTGAGTTTGGATTTTGAAGAGAGTCAAAGAATTTGTCTCTCGCAGTGTCTGAGGAAGGGCATTCCATAACAATGGAGCAGCAACAGCAAAGGCACAGTCACCAAGGGTCCGAGATTAGGTCTTTGCTACAGTTAGCAAAGAACCTGCCTCAACTGGGCAGAGCCTACAGGGAGTAGTGTAAACATGGAGAAGTTTCAGAGGCGTATGAAGTTTCAGAGCTAGATTATATAGAGCCTTGAAAGTcagtaataaaatattgaatacaTGACTTTATAGGCAATCGGTGTAGGGACTTGTGTCAGAGTAATGTGCTGCCAGGGCCAGGAATGAGTTAGTAGTCTAGCTGCAGAATTTTGAATATATTGCAACTTGTTGAGAAGAGTGTTAGGGAGCCCATAGAGTTGAAGAAAtcaagccttgattttataacTGCATGAATCAGGCACTCAGCATTGATAGAAACTGCCCAATGCGGGCAATATTTCtaaggaggaaaaaaagtgattttGATCAAATTTTTCATATGAGGCCCAAAAGACAGGAGAGGATCGAACGTGACTCCCAGGTTCCTGACAATTGCTGATGTGAGTGGGGAAGCCCTCAACAATTACTCTGAAGCTCTCAAGCTTTATCAGCTGACATTGGCTACCCACGAGAGTAAAATCTCTGTTTTGTCGCTATTTAGCTTCAGGGAATTTGATGTCAACCAGAGTTTGATGTCACACAACCGAGGAGTAAGGGAGGGGGGAGACCTGAGGAGGAAGACGTTTTAACATAAATCTGGGTATCATCTGCCTAACAGTGAAACTGAAGACCGTGTTTATCTATAATCTGGCCGATAGAaagtatattaatataataatagcaAATGGCCTAAGGCTATTTTCTAATGACACCACACTGAAGCGTCTCCTCTTCAAGgttaaaactgtttcagttagAAACTCTCTGACTGTTAACTGCTGTATTACTTAGTGCTTGTTTGACCCTGCTTAGTGTTTATTATTCTCCTTTTACAGAATCCAGGAAATGATTGTTCTCCTTTCCAGTATGACCCCACAGGCCAGCCGATCGCTCCATGCGGGGCAATTGCTAACAGCTTCTTTAATGGTACCGCTGCGCCGAATGAAGCACTTGAATGGCTTGTAGGCGTGTGGTCACACTGGCCTTGCCACTCACCCCTTTGTGATTCTTATTTGCAGACAGCTTCAGGCTATTTCACAATGTTGATGGAGTGGATATGGAAGTTCCTCTGGATGGAAAAGGAATATCTTGGTGGTCAGATTATAATGTGAAGTTCCGAAATCCTGAACTAACAAATGGCACCCTGAAagacacttttaaaggtgatgattctatgcatttgttgtgtgttgcactttgttgttttttttaactatttttacccgattaacattttaaaggccagatattatgaaaaaaaataagctCTAATCAGTTACACTGCAGTAAATTGCCCTTTGGTTGGTCTTACTTTGCATGGTGCACATTGTAGAGCTAAGCAACAATATTCTGgcattcagctgtttctgttATTGAGCTAAGTAAATGTTGGTGTGGACTATAACAGAAATATAGGGCTACAGTAcaacaggggaaaaaaagtatttgtagGATAAAGAACAGCAAAACATAGAAGAATACACAATTTTTATTcaagctttcaaaacaaaaagcattgaTAAAATATCAGAATCATGATGCACTCAATTTACAGAATTGCCCTACTGTTAGTTTAATATTACAATAACTTGTTGCAGAGACTATAATAATGTGTCTATGACAAACAGACAAAAGGCAGAATGTTaaagtattcattttaatttctctgtgATGCCTTTTACTTTTACGTATTAGTGTTGCTAATAGTCTTAAGGCATCTTTTGAGAACTAGAATTAGGCATGGTTGTGCTGAACGAggagggaaataaaaaaaacattcatttttaaagatgtaCCTTTTTTTCCTAGGCACTGTGAAGCCTTTGAACTGGGTTAAGCCTGCGTATGAACTAGACACCAATGTGAACAACAATGCGTTTTTGAATCAGGACTTCTTGGTGTGGATGAGGACTGCAGCTCTTCCTAACTTCAGGAAGCTCTACAGACGAATTACTGAGGGAAATTACTCCAGTGGCTTACCTGCAGGGAACTACTCCTTGGAAATATCATACAGTATCCTTTACTGTAGCACCAAGAGTGAGGTTCCCATCAGGAGTTGtttaaatgtctttgtattaAAAATCCAGAGTCTTGTTGAATGCAAAATAACTTGATTCATCAAATGTTATGAATCCTTGTAGACAGTTAGACTTTTGAAAGGTTCTTAGTGGAAGTTGAAAGCAAagtgtcccttgatttactacCAGAGACCTGAAGGTCTCTGAATAGCATTAATCTGAAGGGTGTCAGTGTAGTCTGAAGTGATCATGCATATTTTAGACGTTTGCTATATGTAGTTCACGTGATTTAGTAGATTTAGTCTGGGGATATTCCACCTGCCTAACCGGTTTAGTCAGTCCGGAGCAATGTTTCTGAATGCTTATATTTAACACGATTCAGGCAGTACATATCTCTGGGTAAAATGGCATGGAATAAAGAATGACATTATTTCAAAAGGTTCAGGTGCACTCTAACAAtgatgtgtgcgtgtgtgcttgGCAAGGTGGAGCAAAAGAATTCTGCATACATTTGTGATCTTTCTTTAGCaggtggaaataaaaaaaaaaaacacttaaaaatgaCGGCAGAAACAGGATAATGAGGATTATCGTTGTTGTAACGCTGGGTTAGTGATTTACACTGAAAAGTGCCTCAAATGGGTAgtgtttattattaaatagcCTAGTTGTTTTATCATAAGTGATTTGAAAGTATCACCAGAAACTGAGCcacttatttataaaatatctgAGTGGATTTTGCTTCTGTTGGACAACAGGATAGATAAGGAGTCATGAACATGAAATCTCCAGGATATGTAGCAGTCAAGAACAAGAAATTCTGTAGCATGTTTCCTTAATACTTACTCCTTTTTCCAGATTACCCAGTGGCGATTTTCCAAGGCCAGAAGAAAGTGGTATTCAGCAATGTTTCTTGGATGGGAGGAAAGAACGAGTTCTTGGGGATAGCCTATTTGGTTATTGGCAGTCTTTGCATCGTTATGTCCGTTGTCATGCTTATTGTCTATGCAAAGTTCCAGGTTCCGGATGAGGATTTGTGAAATCTGCTGGAAACTGGAGGTTCATTAAGATGCTTCGTTTCATTGTATGCTGGTTGGGAATTCAGTCTTGTTTTTCTTGATGTGCTGCTATGTTGTTTTTAATGAGGTTTGACATCAGGTGCTTTAACTTGCATACAACAGGTGGAATCCTGCATTAGGACATATATACTTTAAAATCATtaggaattaaaattaaaataatattaggtACTATGAACACTGAACTTTTAAGCCATGTTTTTCCCCAGTTTTAAACAGTCAATGCTGTGACCTTGCAGGACTTTCAATTGATTTTTATATGGAATGCAATTTCTGCACGTTAATCTAAACCACATCAAAATCAACTGCATCTTGATTTGTTTAGTCCATTTTTGTTTCGGGGGCTTATTTTGGACATATGGTAGCAGGTATCATGAAACAAATGGGTAATGCGGATGTGGTGATCACATGCATTTAAGGCATGTGTGCAATACCTACTTTTTGCAAATTGATGAGGAGAGTTTGCTGAATCTTTGAGTTGGGCTTCAGAAAGATGTCTCATGGTCTCCTTTGCAGTGTAGCATTGAGGTGTTTCCGTTTCTTGTGTGCAGCCTATTATAAATCATATTTCCCAATCCGAGCCATTGTCATCATGAAAAACCTGATGACAAACAGCATGGTAATTTCCAAGTTTGTGTAGATACACCCATGAATTTATGAGGTTTCTTGCGAACCTAAGCATGCAAAAACACTAAGAACATGCTAAAAGTGATTTATACCGACAGGAGTAACCTCTACACCTTGATAATTGTAATGGCTCAAATGGACTGAAAGAAATCATGTTATAAATATGAACGTATCCTGACTCAGACactaaataactttttaaactgtgtatttagTTAATGGCCTTTGTAAATTActcactttgtgttttttggggttctcaaatgtattttatccttgctctattctttttttaaatgatacttCTGTATAGGGGGAGCCTTAACCTacttatttaaatgttatatttttacaATGCTGGATACTTTTCTATGAGTGAATAAGGTGTTTACAAATTTGTATATGTTCTATGTGAGAGATTACACCACCTCTTTTTTCCATAGTTGAGAGAGTCACTGTGCAATGCAGGCAGCTGTGGATTGAACTGTTGAAAATTGCTGTTCTGTTTTTCCAATGATGGGATGGAGGTTCCCTAGTACTTGAATTTTTTCTTATTAACCAGTGCCGGGGGAAACAAAAAGTACATTTCCGCaaatccacattatttttttaataaaaatgggcACCATCATATACTCTATCTAGCTGGAATCCAGAGACAAgaggctttctgataatgaatgGATGAATTGTCTAAAGGAGACAGATTGTATTatgtggtttttatttttaatgaagtgcacttttaaaaactgcatctTCAGATTTGAAACATAGACATATGCAACTAAAAAATAGATAAGTGGAAGATAGAAGGAATTAACATTTGGTTTCATACTGAATAATATCCTGTCAAAGCCCATGATTTAATCTTTACGGTGAAAATAATTCTGACCATTTATTAGTCCTATTTTCCTAGGATAATTTTTACctctgtatttttgtttcattttctgaagATGAGGAAGGATCGTGTAAACAATCTTGacacatgattttattttaatgctttttagttttatgaaaacttttttattttttggtataTTATTGATCACATCCAATCAGTTAGCAATGAATAATTCATGGTTTCATTATTGAAAAATATCTCTCTTCCATATCTATACAGAGTTTAAAGGCATGTAGTTCATCAAAGTAAGAAAGtgcctgttttttaaaatgagctatttttaaattatgacCAAATAagtctgaaaatatatttttgtgatttGACATCTTGTTCCTGTACAACCACAATGGAAGGcaaggaaaaatacaattttagtgTTTTAGTGGTAGAAGTTAAATATCAAAGTCTGTGAAATTCACACTAAGAATGTTTAGTACTGAATAAAactcttctgctgaaattgaGGTTTATGTGCTTTATTTACCTTCAAAGAGAATACTagattttcatttatatttaactGTATATACAACAGATTACAGTAAATATCCTTTTGTTTCGTTCATCTTGACAATTACTTCCAAGCTGTGATGTTACAAACACCAGCTCACAGGCGATGACATCACAATCAGCCACCTGTTAGTGCAGAGGTGCGATTCTAGAGAGCCACTCTGGTCAGTCTGTTGTTCCAGCTGCAAAAGATGTGATCTTTAAAGTCTGTGAAAGATGTAAAAGGCCAGGAAAATGTGTTTATCATTTTGGCCTTTCTCCAGTTCCTCAGCCAAGAGCCCATCAAAGCTTCCAGTATGGGCTACGGTGGGCATGGATGTAACTACAGATGAAATTGC from Lepisosteus oculatus isolate fLepOcu1 chromosome 11, fLepOcu1.hap2, whole genome shotgun sequence includes:
- the tmem30b gene encoding cell cycle control protein 50B; translated protein: MKKEGENANKPDNTAFTQQRLPAWQPILSAGIVIPGFVVIGLVFIAIGVALFLTSKNIQVLEMDYTGTDTGSPCSKCTYNVSCKCLLTFQLDKLFEGPVFFYYGLSNYYQNYRKYGVSRDDYQLFGYISNLKNPGNDCSPFQYDPTGQPIAPCGAIANSFFNDSFRLFHNVDGVDMEVPLDGKGISWWSDYNVKFRNPELTNGTLKDTFKGTVKPLNWVKPAYELDTNVNNNAFLNQDFLVWMRTAALPNFRKLYRRITEGNYSSGLPAGNYSLEISYNYPVAIFQGQKKVVFSNVSWMGGKNEFLGIAYLVIGSLCIVMSVVMLIVYAKFQVPDEDL